The following proteins are encoded in a genomic region of Drosophila bipectinata strain 14024-0381.07 chromosome XL, DbipHiC1v2, whole genome shotgun sequence:
- the Alr gene encoding FAD-linked sulfhydryl oxidase ALR has product MRILFMIFTIAERSFKILQLPATTTSLFLRRNCHNFGYDYSSLTQLELSREATRLVIRRLQRTVLRILRDPDNMSQATPTFARPSPADQKTESPPPPPRPDQEDSSFAAHRRASGGKQDSNCRTCNDFKSWSKQQRLISNVQTSKVKHMATAEKISVNTEEVRDDCPLDKVRLGISTWGLLHTMAAFYSDNPTDTEKRDMKTFFEVLSRLYPCEFCAKDFRTDLDVNPINVNSQKELAMWLCKFHNRVNDKLGKPLFDCSKVNERWRDGWLDGSCE; this is encoded by the exons ATGCGAATactttttatgattttcacAATAGCTGAGAGAAGTTTCAAGATATTACAGCTGCCCGCTACTACAACATCGCTCTTCCTGCGCCGCAACTGCCATAATTTTGGCTACGACTACAGCAGCCTCACGCAACTAGAACTCAGTCGAGAGGCGACACGCCTGGTAATTCGACGTCTCCAACGCACCGTTCTACGCATCCTTCGGGACCCCGACAACATGTCCCAGGCGACTCCCACGTTTGCACGGCCCTCGCCGGCCGACCAGAAGACGGAGAGtccaccaccgccgccccGGCCTGATCAGGAGGATAGCTCATTTGCAGCCCATCGAAGAGCCAGCGGCGGCAAGCAAGACTCCAACTGTCGCACGTGCAACGACTTCAAGTCGTGGTCCAAGCAGCAACGACTTATCTCGAACGTGCAAACTTCTAAG GTCAAACACATGGCTACTGCGGAAAAGATAAGCGTGAATACCGAGGAGGTGCGCGATGACTGTCCGCTGGACAAGGTGCGTTTGGGAATCTCTACTTGGGGCTTGCTGCATACCATGGCCGCTTTCTACTCGGACAATCCCACGGACACTGAGAAGCGTGATATGAAGACTTTCTTTGAGGTCCTCTCTCGTCTCTATCCTTGCGAGTTCTGCGCTAAAGATTTCCGTACCGA TTTGGACGTCAATCCAATCAACGTCAACTCACAGAAGGAACTGGCTATGTGGCTATGCAAGTTCCACAACCGGGTGAACGATAAGCTCGGTAAGCCGCTCTTCGACTGCAGCAAAGTGAACGAGCGATGGCGCGACGGCTGGTTAGACGGTTCCTGCGAATAG
- the parvin gene encoding beta-parvin yields the protein MSTLNRPKSPHTPTAIKKGEKEDSFWDKFSTLGRKRGTREVKKVQEEGKYAIDSPGSPSQYDIPPEDYALREHEQRAVIDPQSINDPVVLELQRILVDWINDELAEQRIIVQQLDEDMYDGQVLHKLWEKLTGKKLDVPEVTQSEQGQLEKLNIVLKAVNHTLGFHHKIPKWSVASVHSKNLVAILHLLVALVRHFRAPVRLPENVFVSVVIAEKNAGVLNAQKFQEQITSEYDDVGMRCEKDAFDTLIDIAPDKLAVVKKSLITFVNKHLAKLNFEITDLNTDFHDGVYLCLLMGLLGGFFVPLHEFHLTPQDTEQKVSNVAFAFDLMQDVGLPKPKARPLDIVNMDLKSTLRVLYSLFTMFRDYA from the exons ATGTCGACGCTCAACCGACCCAAGTCGCCGCACACGCCCACGGCCATCAAAAAGGGCGAAAAAGAGGATAGTTTCTGGGACAAATTTAGCACCCTGGGCCGCAAACGAGGAACTCGCGAAG TGAAAAAAGTTCAGGAGGAGGGAAAGTATGCCATCGACTCACCAGGATCACCTAGTCAGTATGACATCCCACCTGAGGACTATGCCCTGC GCGAACATGAACAGCGCGCCGTGATTGACCCACAGTCCATAAACGATCCTGTGGTACTGGAACTGCAGCGAATCCTTGTCGACTGGATTAACGACGAGCTGGCTGAGCAGCGCATCATTGTCCAGCAACTGGACGAAGATATGTACGACGGCCAGGTGCTGCACAAACTGTGGGAAAAGCTCACGGGAAAGAAACTAGACGTTCCAGAAGTCACACAATCGGAACAGGGACAGCTCGAGAAGCTGAACATTGTTTTGAAAGCTGTTAATCAT ACTCTGGGCTTCCATCACAAGATCCCTAAGTGGTCGGTGGCCAGTGTGCACTCGAAGAACCTAGTGGCTATCCTTCATTTGCTTGTGGCTCTAGTGCGCCACTTCCGCGCACCTGTACGTCTGCCGGAGAACGTGTTTGTGTCCGTGGTGATCGCCGAAAAGAATGCTGGGGTACTTAACGCACAGAAATTCCAGGAGCAGATAACCTCCGAGTACGACGACGTGGGCATGCGCTGCGAAAAGGACGCTTTCGACACACTGATCGATATTGCGCCCGATAAGCTGGCAGTGGTGAAGAAATCGCTGATCACGTTTGTGAACAAGCACCTGGCCAAGCTGAACTTCGAGATCACCGACCTCAACACGGACTTCCACGACGGTGTCTATCTGTGCCTTCTAATGGGCCTACTGGGTGGCTTCTTTGTCCCCTTGCACGAGTTTCACTTGACGCCCCAGGACACCGAGCAGAAGGTCAGCAACGTGGCGTTTGCCTTCGACCTCATGCAGGACGTGGGCTTGCCCAAGCCGAAGGCTCGCCCCTTAGACATCGTCAACATGGATTTGAAGTCCACCCTGCGCGTACTCTATAGCTTGTTCACCATGTTCCGGGACTACGCCTGA
- the LOC108120049 gene encoding transmembrane protein 203 — MFKLSELVRWLGLTEFEILVNLCGLLVFTITLAVKLSAAGPTGGVLPELVGDWFTVFSPLFFIDICNAYFCVIVGIRMYLDSDNKRKALHRFMWSTYFLVLIAIFKYLLCLKLSGKTGLEYSEVFSPIFVLLQLVAVRACQLPNSI; from the coding sequence ATGTTCAAGCTCTCTGAGCTGGTGCGCTGGCTGGGGCTGACAGAGTTTGAGATCCTGGTCAATCTTTGCGGCCTTCTCGTGTTCACCATCACGCTAGCTGTCAAGCTGTCAGCCGCGGGACCGACTGGAGGCGTCCTTCCCGAACTGGTAGGCGACTGGTTCACAGTCTTCAGCCCTTTGTTCTTTATCGACATTTGTAACGCGTACTTCTGCGTGATTGTGGGAATACGTATGTACTTGGACTCTGACAACAAGCGCAAGGCGCTGCACAGATTCATGTGGAGCACCTATTTCCTAGTGCTTATTGCCATTTTCAAGTACCTGTTGTGCCTGAAGCTTTCTGGGAAGACGGGCCTCGAGTACTCGGAAGTCTTCTCGCCGATATTCGTGCTGCTGCAACTTGTGGCGGTGCGTGCCTGCCAGCTCCCCAACTCTATCTAA
- the Rpp20 gene encoding ribonuclease P protein subunit p20, with protein MESNASQEHGAKPRSNNRRNNNQRHRVVRKQPPRPASGRQHIYITRKTDFKAQLRRCQELFSSGAKEIFLHCMGFSVTRGLNLALRLIEHSEGTLSYAINTSTISLLDELHPLCDEEDLTFRHRKNSALHIKIFNRSLFEIAVPPLPAAPTPQLQTQSQFRGKAKSRQ; from the exons ATGGAAAGCAATGCTTCACAGGAACACGGGGCCAAGCCGAGATCCAACAACAGACGCAACAACAACCAAAGACACAGAGTAGTGCGAAAACAGCCACCACGACCTGCCAGCGGTCGCCAGCACATTTACATTACAAGAAAAACAGACTTCAAG GCTCAGCTGCGGCGATGCCAGGAGCTGTTCAGCTCAGGCGCTAAGGAGATCTTCCTACACTGCATGGGCTTCTCCGTCACACGCGGCCTCAATCTTGCCCTGCGCCTCATCGAACACTCCGAGGGAACCCTTAGCTACGCGATCAACACCTCTACCATCAGCTTGTTGGACGAATTGCACCCACTGTGTGATGAGGAAGACTTGACCTTTCGCCACCGCAAGAACTCAGCGTTGCACATCAAGATTTTCAATCGAAGCTTGTTTGAGATTGCGGTGCCCCCGTTGCCCGCTGCACCTACTCCGCAGCTTCAAACTCAGTCCCAGTTTCGAGGAAAAGCGAAGTCCAGGCAGTAA
- the LOC108120045 gene encoding pre-mRNA-splicing factor 38B — translation MSSSRLPHHQQDQSDHHYRRGGRGQQRGYYDRGSSGSSSGYRRDRDRDRERERDRDRSRSLERRRYSRSYSRSVSQSRSRSRSPSVERSNHRRRRQEQRHPSRYHKERDRSRDRDRDHSRRESSHYRRSESPTNGSGPSSSTNNHSQRKGPNSSTGSEQSEQGAPPKATVAPEQGQPSGKANTVGAYYNLDADEPIDKERIHREMEQKLREALAREGKVYPPPKPEPPSHPVFANDGSFMELFKKMQQEQQQHPVVDRQMASASTSLAVAAGREQIMQQHQQPQFNPPEAASVVAPLPAIAAGAASSSAAPYIAAAAAGKLAPPPPLVGRRRGGKILKTGVVAKVKTPNESDVDPKDFWSLYLAEVNKYKSNACDTDNGKRPLVK, via the coding sequence ATGTCGTCATCCCGCTTGCCCCACCACCAGCAAGACCAGTCGGATCACCATTATCGGCGCGGCGGACGCGGCCAGCAGCGCGGCTACTACGATCGCGGTTCCTCCGGATCCTCCAGTGGCTACAGGCGGGATAGGGATAGAGACCGCGAGCGGGAGCGAGACCGAGACCGCAGCCGCTCCTTGGAGCGTCGCCGCTACAGTCGCTCCTACTCCCGTAGCGTCAGTCAAAGTCGCAGCCGATCACGTTCCCCCTCTGTGGAGCGTTCCAACCATAGGCGTCGCCGTCAAGAGCAGCGTCACCCAAGCCGTTATCACAAGGAACGGGATCGTTCCCGGGATCGCGATCGCGACCATTCCAGACGTGAAAGCAGCCACTACCGACGCTCGGAGTCGCCCACTAACGGTTCCGgacccagcagcagcacaaaTAATCACAGCCAGCGGAAAGGTCCAAATTCAAGCACAGGCTCTGAACAATCCGAGCAAGGCGCTCCTCCGAAGGCAACCGTAGCCCCGGAACAGGGTCAGCCAAGCGGAAAGGCCAATACGGTGGGCGCCTACTACAATCTGGACGCCGATGAGCCAATCGATAAGGAGCGCATACACCGCGAAATGGAACAAAAGCTGCGCGAAGCACTGGCCAGAGAAGGAAAGGTCTATCCGCCGCCTAAGCCTGAGCCGCCCTCCCATCCGGTCTTCGCCAATGACGGTTCCTTTATGGAGCTCTTCAAGAAAATGCAAcaggaacagcagcagcacccaGTGGTTGATCGCCAAATGGCGTCCGCCTCCACGTCGCTCGCCGTCGCTGCCGGGCGGGAGCAGATCATGCAGCAGCACCAACAGCCCCAGTTCAATCCACCAGAAGCCGCCTCGGTCGTGGCCCCGCTACCGGCGATTGCAGCCGGAGCGGCCAGCAGTAGTGCTGCTCCGTACATcgcagctgcagctgccgGAAAGTTGGccccgccgccgccgctcGTGGGACGACGTCGCGGCGGCAAGATCCTGAAGACGGGCGTGGTGGCCAAAGTGAAAACTCCGAACGAAAGTGATGTGGACCCGAAGGACTTCTGGTCGCTCTACCTGGCGGAGGTGAACAAGTACAAGAGCAACGCATGTGACACGGATAACGGAAAGCGGCCGCTGGTCAAGTAG
- the COX6B gene encoding cytochrome c oxidase subunit 6B1, with protein sequence MSAYKLETAPFDPRFPNQNVTRYCYQSYIDFHRCQKKRGEDFAPCNYFQKVYKSMCPNAWVEKWDEQRESGTFPGRI encoded by the coding sequence ATGTCCGCCTACAAGCTGGAGACCGCCCCCTTTGACCCCCGCTTCCCTAACCAGAACGTGACCCGGTACTGCTACCAGTCGTACATCGACTTCCACCGCTGCCAGAAGAAGCGCGGCGAGGACTTCGCCCCCTGCAACTACTTCCAGAAGGTGTACAAGTCGATGTGCCCCAACGCCTGGGTGGAGAAGTGGGACGAGCAGCGCGAGAGCGGCACATTCCCGGGCCGCATCTAA
- the LOC108120053 gene encoding transmembrane protein 198 yields MRVGSEAGYDGHDYGADDSMGISHLDWPFLIKGILEGQTCTPTAPEPLAAILWAIFAVFGIVYALLGYRCLRAVGFLSGLMVGANGIFILQDFQITFLGKPADSALAIVAGLLGAVLGSTYPVASVLISAFAGALLSGAAMAVCVATMPDNEFGYREIYVAVVGGAVICSVLTLCCVKYVTILTSSIVGTAMIIGAIDFFMHGLETINWILSMRPHPSPPPCYGGLLIAAWPVTIVLSIMVQCFITAWRVDHRKRVYMRHHNHPGHSHAAHLPHGQQPAGPTHAHAPVRRSQSRTRETREEARQRKFRYLYQVRTARGDIISQNFVSALQKRIQLSGTETPSERSIKSSSNERNTFRSDRTHFTTIHDPDSELCDKIEIVRDIG; encoded by the exons ATGAGGGTGGGATCGGAGGCTGGCTACGATGGCCACGACTACGGCGCCGATGACTCCATGGGCATCTCCCACCTGGACTGGCCCTTCCTCATCAAG GGCATCCTGGAGGGCCAGACATGCACCCCCACGGCTCCGGAGCCCCTGGCCGCCATCCTCTGGGCCATATTCGCGGTGTTTGGAATAGTCTACGCCCTGCTGGGGTACCGCTGTCTGCGTGCCGTGGGCTTCCTCAGTGGCCTGATGGTCGGCGCCAATGGCATCTTCATCCTACAGGACTTCCAGATCACATTCCTGGGCAAGCCGGCGGACTCGGCTCTGGCCATAGTGGCGGGCCTGTTAGGCGCCGTGCTGGGCTCCACCTACCCGGTGGCCTCCGTTCTGATCAGCGCCTTTGCCGGAGCCCTGCTTTCCGGAGCGGCGATGGCTGTGTGCGTGGCCACCATGCCGGACAATGAGTTTGGG TACCGCGAGATTTACGTGGCTGTGGTGGGGGGAGCTGTCATCTGCTCGGTGCTCACCCTCTGCTGTGTCAAATACGTGACCATTCTCACCTCTAGTATTGTGGGCACAGCCATGATAATCGGAGCCATTGATTTCTTTATGCACGGCCTGGAGACCATCAATTGG ATCCTCAGCATGCGTCCGCATCCTTCGCCGCCGCCCTGTTACGGTGGGCTGCTGATCGCCGCCTGGCCCGTCACCATTGTCCTGAGCATCATGGTCCAGTGCTTCATCACCGCCTGGCGTGTGGACCACAGGAAACGCGTCTACATGCGGCATCACAACCATCCGGGTCACAGCCACGCCGCTCACCTGCCCCACGGCCAGCAACCGGCGGGGCCCACCCACGCCCATGCGCCTGTACGCCGTTCGCAGTCCCGAACCCGGGAAACCCGGGAGGAGGCCAGGCAGCGCAAGTTCCGCTACCTCTACCAGGTGCGCACTGCCCGTGGGGACATTATTTCGCAG AACTTCGTGTCTGCCCTGCAGAAGCGCATCCAACTGAGCGGCACCGAGACGCCGTCGGAGCGCTCCATCAAGAGCAGCTCCAATGAGCGGAACACGTTCCGCAGTGACCGCACCCACTTCACCACCATCCACGACCCGGACTCGGAGCTGTGCGACAAGATTGAGATCGTCCGTGACATTGGATAA
- the AP-1-2beta gene encoding AP-1 complex subunit beta-1, translating into MTDSKYFTTTKKGEIFELKSELNNDKKEKKKEAVKKVIASMTVGKDVSALFPDVVNCMQTDNLELKKLVYLYLMNYAKSQPDMAIMAVNTFVKDCEDSNPLIRALAVRTMGCIRVDKITEYLCEPLRKCLKDEDPYVRKTAAVCVAKLYDISATMVEDQGFLDQLKDLLSDSNPMVVANAVAALSEINEASQSGQPLVEMNSVTINKLLTALNECTEWGQVFILDSLANYSPKDEREAQSICERITPRLAHANAAVVLSAVKVLMKLLEMLSSDSDFCATLTKKLAPPLVTLLSSEPEVQYVALRNINLIVQKRPDILKHEMKVFFVKYNDPIYVKLEKLDIMIRLANQSNIAQVLSELKEYATEVDVDFVRKAVRAIGRCAIKVEPSAERCVSTLLDLIQTKVNYVVQEAIVVIKDIFRKYPNKYESIISTLCENLDTLDEPEARASMVWIIGEYAERIDNADELLDSFLEGFQDENAQVQLQLLTAVVKLFLKRPSDTQELVQHVLSLATQDSDNPDLRDRGFIYWRLLSTDPAAAKEVVLADKPLISEETDLLEPTLLDELICHISSLASVYHKPPTAFVEGRGAGVRKSLPNRAAGAGAGVGSEQPESASNSEAMVIPNQESLIGDLLSMDINAPAMPAAPAATSNVDLLGGGLDILLGGPPAEAAPGGASSLLGDIFGLGGGSLSVGVQIPKVTWLPAEKGKGLEIQGTFSRRNGEVFMDMTLTNKAMQPMTNFAIQLNKNSFGLVPSSPLQAAPLPPNQSIEVSLALGTNGPIQRMEPLNNLQVAVKNNIDIFYFACLVHGNVLFAEDGQLDKRVFLNTWKEIPAANELQYSLSGVIGTTDGIASKMTTNNIFTIAKRNVEGQDMLYQSLKLTNNIWVLLELKLQPGNPDATLSLKSRSVEVANIIFAAYEAIIRSP; encoded by the exons ATGACCGACTCCAAGTACTTCACCACGACCAAGAAGGGCGAGATCTTCGAGCTCAAATCGGAGCTGAACAATGACAAGAAGGAGAAGAAGAAGGAGGCCGTGAAGAAGGTGATAGCCAGCATGACCGTGGGCAAAGACGTGTCCGCCCTCTTCCCAGACGTAGTCAACTGCATGCAGACAGACAACCTGGAGCTGAAGAAGCTGGTCTACCTCTACTTGATGAATTACGCCAAGTCCCAGCCGGACATGGCCATCATGGCGGTAAATACGTTCGTTAAGGATTGCGAGGACTCCAACCCACTAATCCGCGCTCTGGCCGTCCGCACCATGGGCTGCATTCGGGTGGACAAGATCACGGAGTATCTGTGCGAGCCGCTGCGCAAGTGCCTCAAGGACGAGGATCCGTATGTACGCAAAACAGCCGCCGTGTGTGTGGCCAAGCTGTACGACATCTCGGCCACGATGGTTGAGGATCAGGGTTTCTTGGACCAGCTCAAGGATCTGCTGTCGGACTCAAATCCCATGGTGGTGGCCAATGCCGTCGCCGCGCTCAGCGAAATCAACGAGGCCAGCCAATCGGGACAGCCGCTGGTGGAGATGAACTCTGTTACCATCAACAAACTGCTCACGGCCCTCAACGAGTGCACCGAATGGGGTCAGGTCTTCATCCTGGACTCGCTGGCCAACTACAGCCCGAAAGACGAGCGCGAGGCACAATCGATCTGCGAGCGAATCACTCCTCGCCTGGCCCACGCCAATGCCGCAGTTGTGCTTAGTGCCGTGAAGGTCCTGATGAAGCTGCTCGAAATGCTCTCCAGCGACAGCGACTTTTGTGCCACGCTCACCAAGAAGCTGGCTCCCCCACTGGTCACCCTGCTCTCCTCAGAGCCGGAGGTTCAGTACGTGGCTCTCAGGAACATCAATCTGATCGTCCAGAAGCGCCCGGACATCCTCAAGCACGAAATGAAGGTGTTCTTTGTCAAGTACAACGATCCCATCTACGTGAAGCTGGAGAAACTTGACATTATGATCCGGCTGGCCAACCAGAGCAACATCGCCCAGGTCCTTAGCGAACTGAAGGAGTACGCCACCGAGGTGGACGTCGACTTTGTGCGAAAGGCTGTGCGAGCCATTGGTCGCTGCGCCATCAAGGTGGAGCCCTCGGCGGAGCGATGTGTCTCCACGTTGCTCGACCTCATCCAGACGAAGGTCAACTACGTGGTCCAGGAAGCGATTGTGGTCATCAAAGACATCTTCCGCAAATATCCCAACAAGTACGAAAGCATTATCAGCACCCTGTGCGAGAACCTGGACACGTTGGATGAGCCGGAGGCACGCGCCTCGATGGTTTGGATCATTGGCGAATATGCCGAACGTATTGACAATGCCGACGAACTGCTGGACAGCTTCCTTGAAGGATTCCAG GACGAGAACGCCCAGGTGCAATTGCAGCTGCTGACAGCGGTGGTGAAACTATTCTTGAAACGACCATCCGACACCCAGGAGCTGGTGCAGCACGTGCTCTCGCTGGCCACCCAGGATTCGGATAATCCCGACCTGCGGGACCGAGGATTTATCTACTGGCGACTGCTGTCCACGGATCCGGCTGCCGCCAAGGAGGTGGTGCTGGCTGACAAGCCTCTGATCTCCGAGGAGACCGACTTGCTGGAGCCCACTCTGCTGGACGAGTTGATCTGCCACATCAGCTCGCTGGCCAGCGTCTACCACAAGCCGCCTACGGCGTTCGTGGAGGGCCGTGGTGCCGGAGTTCGCAAGTCGTTGCCCAACCGAGCCGCTGGCGCTGGAGCCGGAGTAGGCAGCGAGCAGCCCGAGAGTGCCTCCAATTCGGAGGCCATGGTCATTCCCAACCAGGAATCTCTTATCGGTGACCTGCTCTCCATGGACATCAACGCTCCCGCCATGCCAGCCGCTCCGGCGGCTACCAGCAATGTAGACCTGCTGGGCGGTGGTCTGGACATCCTGCTGGGCGGACCGCCAGCCGAGGCGGCGCCAGGtggtgccagcagcctccTGGGTGACATATTCGGCCTGGGCGGTGGCTCCCTCTCCGTGGGTGTACAAATACCCAAGGTGACGTGGCTGCCGGCCGAGAAGGGCAAGGGTCTGGAGATTCAGGGAACCTTCTCGCGGCGCAACGGCGAAGTGTTCATGGACATGACCCTGACCAACAAGGCCATGCAGCCGATGACCAACTTTGCCATCCAGCTCAACAAGAACAGCTTCGGACTGGTGCCATCGTCGCCTCTGCAGGCTGCTCCACTGCCGCCAAATCAGAGCATCGAGGTGAGCCTGGCCCTGGGCACTAACGGGCCCATTCAGCGCATGGAGCCGCTGAACAACCTGCAGGTGGCCGTGAAGAACAACATTGACATCTTCTACTTCGCCTGCCTGGTTCACGGCAACGTGCTCTTCGCCGAGGACGGGCAGTTGGACAAGCGCGTCTTCCTAAACACCTGGAAGGAGATACCCGCCGCCAACGAGCTGCAGTACAGCCTAAGCGGCGTCATCGGCACCACCGATGGCATAGCCTCCAAGATGACCACCAACAACATCTTCACCATTGCCAAGCGGAACGTGGAGGGTCAGGACATGCTCTATCAGTCACTCAAGCTGACGAATAACATCTGGGTGCTGCTGGAGCTGAAGCTCCAGCCTGGCAATCCGGATGCCACGCTCAGTCTCAAGTCGCGCTCCGTGGAGGTGGCCAACATTATTTTCGCCGCCTATGAGGCCATCATCCGTTCGCCTTAA